Proteins found in one Quercus robur chromosome 2, dhQueRobu3.1, whole genome shotgun sequence genomic segment:
- the LOC126710101 gene encoding butanoate--CoA ligase AAE1-like, translating to MEGLIRSSANYVPLSPISFLKRSALVYRDRTSVVYGDVRYTWKDTLERCTKLASALAQLGISRGDVVAALAPNIPAMYELHFGVPMVGAVLCTLNTRHDSAMVSVLLRHSEAKIIFVDYQFLHIAQGAIDILSKTRTKLPLLILIPESDQSSSNVSNTISTSKNLEYESLLLTGRLDFEVRWPNDECDPISLNYTSGTTSSPKGVIYSHRGAYLNSLAVALFNEMSSMPVYLWCVPMFHCNGWCLTWAVAAQGGTNVCQRNVTARGIFENISQHKVTHLGGAPTVLNMIINAAASERRTLPGKVAVMTGAAPPPPHVLFKMEELGFIVTHSYGLTETYGPATVCTWKPEWNSLPRDTQAKLKARQGVHHLGLEEIDIKDPVTMKSVPPDAKTMGEVMFRGNIVMNGYLKNLKATQDAFNGGWFRSGDLGVKHSDGYIELKDRSKDIIISGGENISTIEVEAALSSHPAVLEAAVVGRPDDHWGETPCAFVKLKNGSNASAEEIIKFCRDRLPHYMAPQTVVFEDDLPKTSTGKTQKFVLREKAKAMGSLPWKSISRL from the exons ATGGAGGGTCTAATCCGGAGCTCTGCAAATTACGTCCCTCTCTCTCCCATCAGTTTCTTGAAGAGATCAGCTTTGGTCTACAGGGACAGAACCTCTGTTGTGTACGGTGATGTTCGGTACACCTGGAAAGACACCCTTGAACGCTGTACTAAACTCGCTTCTGCTCTTGCCCAGCTCGGAATTTCTCGTGGAGATGTG GTTGCTGCATTGGCCCCAAATATTCCAGCAATGTATGAGCTACACTTTGGTGTTCCAATGGTAGGTGCAGTTCTTTGTACACTAAATACACGTCATGATTCGGCAATGGTATCAGTATTATTGAGACATTCAGaagccaaaataatttttgtagaCTACCAATTTCTTCATATTGCTCAAGGAGCGATTGATATTCTATCCAAGACGAGGACCAAGCTGCCCCTGCTAATCTTAATTCCAGAGTCTGATCAATCATCCTCCAACGTTAGCAACACCATTTCCACATCAAAGAATCTGGAATATGAGAGTCTTTTACTAACCGGAAGACTTGATTTTGAGGTCAGGTGGCCAAATGATGAATGTGATCCAATCTCGCTAAATTACACTTCAGGTACCACATCAAGCCCAAAAGGTGTTATTTATAGCCATAGAGGTGCCTATCTCAATTCACTTGCAGTGGCACTTTTCAATGAGATGAGCTCAATGCCTGTATATTTATGGTGTGTTCCTATGTTTCACTGTAATGGGTGGTGTCTCACATGGGCTGTGGCTGCTCAGGGTGGCACAAATGTCTGCCAAAGGAATGTGACTGCAAGAGGAATTTTTGAGAATATTTCTCAGCACAAAGTGACACACTTGGGTGGTGCACCCACAGTTCTGAACATGATAATAAATGCGGCAGCTAGTGAGCGGAGGACACTTCCAGGGAAGGTGGCAGTCATGACAGGTGCTGCACCTCCACCTCCACATGTGCTATTCAAGATGGAGGAACTAGGATTTATTGTTACCCACTCATATGGTCTGACAGAAACTTATGGTCCTGCAACAGTTTGCACTTGGAAACCTGAATGGAATTCTCTTCCTCGAGATACTCAGGCAAAGCTTAAGGCTCGTCAAGGGGTTCACCATCTCGGCCTTGAGGAAATTGACATTAAAGATCCTGTTACCATGAAGAGTGTACCCCCTGATGCAAAAACCATGGGTGAAGTTATGTTTAGAGGCAACATTGTGATGAATGGATACTTGAAAAATTTGAAAGCAACACAGGATGCATTTAATGGTGGATGGTTTCGGAGTGGGGACTTGGGAGTGAAACACTCTGATGGCTACATAGAACTAAAGGATCGTTCAAAGGACATTATCATTTCTGGGGGAGAAAATATTAGCACAATTGAGGTGGAAGCTGCACTTTCTAGTCATCCAGCAGTTCTTGAGGCAGCTGTTGTGGGAAGACCTGATGATCACTGGGGGGAGACTCCTTGTGCATTTGTGAAGTTGAAGAATGGGTCTAATGCCAGTGCAGAGGAGATCATTAAGTTCTGTCGGGATAGATTGCCCCATTACATGGCTCCTCAAACTGTTGTTTTTGAGGATGATCTGCCAAAGACTTCAACTGGTAAGACACAGAAATTTGTTTTAAGGGAAAAGGCTAAGGCCATGGGAAGCCTTCCATGGAAGAGCATCAGTAGACtgtaa